A window of the Synechococcus sp. JA-3-3Ab genome harbors these coding sequences:
- the mutS gene encoding DNA mismatch repair protein MutS yields MASSAETTWDALQVDPALLTPMMQHYVELKRQYPHAILLYRLGDFYEMFFQDAQLVSRELELVLTGREAGAIGRVPMCGIPYHAFDRYAAQLVAKGYALAVCDQMEPADQAKGLVRREVTRVITPGTVIEEELLQARQNNYLAAIVRLRGSKQTVWGLAYADISTGEFWVCQGEGQEQLEQELARLQPAEILLPTEEGLGLGLMRPGDPQAPLGLPGQYTYTLRPAEPFELATARENLLQTYGLRSLEGLGCEGLPLAIRAAGGLLHYLEETQKNLVQPSPQGGHPLLRPPRTYQLTDYLILDTQTRRNLELTQTIREGAFVGSLLWVLDRSRTAMGGRTLRRWLLQPLRDPEQIRLRQDTIQELLESPSLRTRLGSLLDSLYDLERLANRVASGTANPRELVALGSSLGKLPQLAELVAEAQTPLLQSLQQVDPALVDLGHRIEHTLLPSPPPVLTEGGLIRPGVDAELDRLRQQVEQDRHWIAQLEKTERERTGIPTLKVGFNKAFGYYLSISRAKAQQVPKEYIRKQTLTNEERFITPELKEKEARILTAQTEINQREYELFVQLRQEAGSQAAAIRQVAQTLAAVDALFGLAEVAVQQGYTRPVITADRRLIIEEGRHPVVEKSLPQGLFVPNSVRLGSPHGPDLIVLTGPNMSGKSTYLRQIGLIQILAQMGSFVPARRAELGLCDRVFTRIGAVDDLATGQSTFMVEMNETANILNHAGERSLVLLDEIGRGTATFDGLSIAWAVAEYLATQVRARTIFATHYHELNQLETLLPNVANFQVVVKELRDRIIFLHQVQPGGADRSYGIEVGRMAGLPQPVIERAKQVLALVEQHSRIGLGLRSQGKSRPSSNNPKKRFKQESNSRGIPDCDAKAGDQLSLIPTSLYPEEL; encoded by the coding sequence ATGGCTTCTTCTGCTGAGACCACTTGGGATGCCCTGCAGGTGGATCCCGCCCTGCTCACCCCCATGATGCAGCACTACGTGGAGCTGAAGCGGCAATACCCGCACGCCATTCTGCTCTACCGCCTGGGGGATTTCTACGAGATGTTTTTCCAGGACGCGCAACTGGTGTCGCGGGAGCTGGAGCTGGTGCTCACCGGGCGAGAGGCAGGGGCCATTGGCCGGGTGCCCATGTGCGGGATCCCTTACCACGCCTTCGACCGCTATGCCGCCCAGTTGGTGGCCAAAGGCTACGCCCTGGCCGTCTGCGACCAGATGGAGCCGGCGGATCAAGCCAAAGGCCTGGTGCGGCGGGAAGTGACGCGGGTGATCACACCCGGCACCGTCATCGAAGAGGAGCTGCTGCAGGCGCGGCAAAATAACTACCTGGCGGCCATTGTCCGCCTGAGAGGCTCCAAGCAAACGGTCTGGGGCCTGGCCTATGCCGACATTTCCACCGGCGAGTTCTGGGTCTGCCAGGGCGAGGGGCAAGAGCAGCTAGAACAGGAGCTGGCGCGGCTGCAGCCGGCGGAGATCCTGCTGCCCACCGAAGAGGGGCTGGGCCTGGGCCTGATGCGGCCCGGGGATCCCCAAGCCCCCCTGGGCCTGCCCGGCCAGTACACCTATACCCTGCGGCCAGCCGAACCCTTTGAGCTGGCCACGGCGCGGGAAAACCTGCTGCAGACCTACGGCCTGCGCTCCTTGGAGGGCTTGGGCTGCGAGGGGCTGCCCCTGGCCATTCGGGCGGCGGGAGGATTGCTCCACTACCTGGAAGAAACTCAAAAAAACCTGGTGCAGCCTTCCCCTCAGGGGGGCCATCCGCTCCTGCGCCCGCCTCGCACCTACCAGCTCACCGACTACCTGATATTGGACACCCAAACCCGTCGCAACCTGGAGCTGACCCAGACCATCCGCGAGGGGGCCTTTGTCGGATCCCTGCTCTGGGTGCTGGATCGCAGCCGCACCGCCATGGGGGGACGCACCCTACGCCGCTGGCTGTTGCAGCCTTTGCGAGATCCAGAGCAAATCCGCCTCCGCCAAGACACCATCCAGGAGCTCTTGGAAAGCCCCTCCCTGCGCACCCGCCTGGGATCCCTGCTGGACTCTCTCTACGACCTGGAGCGGCTGGCCAACCGCGTCGCCTCCGGCACCGCCAACCCGCGCGAGCTGGTGGCCCTGGGATCCTCTTTGGGCAAACTGCCCCAGTTGGCCGAGCTGGTGGCCGAAGCCCAAACCCCCCTCCTGCAGAGCCTACAACAGGTGGATCCCGCTCTGGTTGACCTGGGCCACCGCATCGAGCACACCCTCCTGCCCTCGCCGCCCCCTGTGCTCACCGAAGGGGGGTTGATCCGGCCTGGGGTAGATGCCGAGCTGGACAGGCTGCGGCAGCAGGTGGAGCAAGACCGCCACTGGATTGCCCAGTTGGAGAAAACCGAGCGCGAGCGCACCGGCATCCCCACCCTCAAAGTGGGCTTCAACAAGGCCTTTGGCTATTACCTCAGCATCAGCCGCGCCAAGGCCCAGCAGGTGCCCAAGGAGTACATCCGCAAGCAGACGCTAACCAACGAAGAGCGCTTCATCACCCCTGAGCTCAAAGAAAAAGAGGCCCGCATCCTCACCGCCCAAACCGAGATCAACCAGCGGGAGTACGAGCTGTTTGTACAACTGCGCCAGGAGGCGGGATCCCAAGCTGCCGCCATCCGCCAGGTGGCCCAGACCCTGGCTGCTGTCGATGCTCTCTTTGGCCTGGCCGAGGTGGCCGTGCAGCAGGGCTACACCCGTCCCGTGATCACCGCCGATCGCCGCCTGATCATCGAAGAGGGGCGCCACCCCGTGGTGGAGAAATCGTTGCCCCAGGGCCTATTTGTCCCCAACTCGGTGCGCCTGGGATCCCCCCACGGCCCGGATCTCATCGTCCTCACCGGCCCCAACATGTCCGGCAAGTCCACCTACTTGCGGCAGATTGGGCTGATCCAGATCCTGGCCCAGATGGGCAGCTTTGTCCCGGCGCGGCGGGCGGAGCTGGGCCTGTGCGACCGCGTGTTTACCCGCATCGGCGCCGTCGATGACCTGGCCACGGGACAGTCCACCTTCATGGTGGAGATGAACGAGACGGCCAACATCCTCAACCACGCCGGCGAGCGCTCCCTGGTGCTTCTGGACGAGATTGGCCGCGGCACCGCCACCTTCGACGGCCTTTCTATCGCCTGGGCCGTAGCCGAGTACCTGGCCACCCAGGTGCGCGCCCGCACGATCTTTGCCACCCACTACCACGAGCTCAACCAACTGGAAACCCTGCTGCCCAACGTGGCCAACTTCCAGGTGGTGGTCAAAGAGCTCCGGGATCGCATCATCTTTTTGCACCAGGTGCAACCTGGCGGAGCCGACCGCTCCTACGGCATCGAGGTGGGGCGCATGGCCGGCCTGCCCCAGCCGGTGATCGAGCGGGCCAAACAGGTGCTGGCCCTGGTGGAACAACACAGCCGCATCGGCCTCGGCCTGCGCAGCCAGGGGAAAAGCCGCCCTTCTTCAAACAACCCCAAGAAACGGTTCAAGCAAGAATCCAATTCCCGCGGGATACCCGACTGCGATGCCAAGGCTGGGGATCAACTATCCCTGATCCCGACCTCCCTCTACCCCGAGGAGCTCTAG
- a CDS encoding cofactor assembly of complex C subunit B — MNCFLAKSPSFWSGEKAPIAVALPINFGSLSEARAAVAASSSLQGETISTLLLTVLLAIGLFFFLRASGKDRVEARLYFSSRNLEEMGSLLRKHLEGRAYRLQSADPEGIATFVGQARASVGLAVFLTGLAGAGLACLALVLQMLQPAWGAWPWTLLLASPWAGWYYWRRSHRPQQIRLKLQEAAPPPGSHLWVEGQREELEVLAATLGLEERDPERG, encoded by the coding sequence ATGAACTGCTTTCTTGCCAAGTCTCCTTCTTTCTGGTCAGGAGAGAAAGCCCCGATCGCAGTTGCGCTGCCCATCAACTTTGGCTCTCTATCCGAGGCACGTGCGGCAGTAGCCGCCTCTTCTTCCTTGCAAGGGGAGACAATTTCAACGCTACTGCTTACGGTCTTGCTGGCCATCGGCCTGTTCTTTTTTCTGCGAGCCTCTGGCAAAGACCGCGTCGAAGCTCGTCTCTATTTTAGCAGTCGCAACCTGGAAGAAATGGGATCCCTTCTCCGAAAGCACCTGGAGGGGCGCGCCTATCGCTTGCAATCTGCTGACCCGGAGGGGATCGCCACCTTTGTGGGTCAGGCGCGGGCCAGTGTGGGGTTGGCTGTTTTTTTGACGGGGCTGGCGGGGGCAGGGCTGGCCTGTTTGGCCCTGGTGCTGCAGATGCTGCAGCCGGCTTGGGGAGCCTGGCCTTGGACGCTGCTGCTGGCCTCTCCTTGGGCGGGCTGGTACTACTGGCGGCGCAGCCACCGCCCGCAGCAGATCCGCCTGAAGCTGCAAGAGGCCGCTCCGCCCCCCGGATCCCACCTCTGGGTGGAGGGGCAGCGGGAGGAGCTGGAGGTGCTGGCCGCCACCTTGGGGCTGGAAGAACGGGATCCGGAGCGAGGATAG
- the sigC gene encoding RNA polymerase sigma factor SigC produces MSNYEPELNDILLDGDLLDPAEEAEVDLAESEFAEEEPARRSTDLVRLYLQEIGRVPLLGRDEEVALAQRVQDYMKLLDVRLRLQKELGREPTLAEWAARANQYPEWANLTPEKLQQIQRIGKRAKEHMIKANLRLVVSVAKKYQNRGLELLDLIQEGTLGLERAVEKFDPKKGYRFSTYAYWWIRQGITRAIATQSRTIRLPVHITEKLNKIKKAQRKLSQEKGRTPTIEDIASELEMTVPQVRELLVRVPRSVSLETKVGKDKDTELGDLLETDDISPEETMMREALHRDLQQLLADLTSRERDVIRMRFGLGDGRTYSLAEIGRALDLSRERVRQIEAKALQKLRQPKRRNRVRDYLEAIS; encoded by the coding sequence ATGTCTAACTACGAACCTGAGCTCAACGACATTTTGTTGGATGGCGATCTCCTCGATCCCGCTGAGGAAGCAGAGGTAGATCTGGCCGAGAGCGAGTTTGCAGAAGAGGAGCCAGCTCGCCGCTCCACCGATCTGGTGCGCCTTTATTTGCAGGAGATCGGTCGTGTTCCCCTCCTGGGTCGCGATGAGGAGGTGGCTCTGGCCCAAAGAGTCCAAGACTACATGAAGCTTTTGGATGTGCGCCTGCGCCTGCAGAAAGAGTTGGGACGGGAGCCAACTCTGGCCGAGTGGGCAGCTAGGGCCAACCAGTACCCCGAATGGGCCAACCTCACCCCCGAGAAGCTACAGCAGATCCAGCGAATTGGCAAGCGCGCCAAAGAGCACATGATCAAAGCTAACCTGCGCCTGGTGGTGTCGGTGGCGAAAAAATATCAAAATCGCGGCCTGGAGCTGCTGGACTTGATCCAAGAGGGCACGCTGGGCCTGGAGCGAGCGGTGGAGAAGTTCGATCCCAAGAAGGGCTATCGCTTCAGCACCTACGCCTACTGGTGGATCCGGCAGGGCATCACCCGCGCCATCGCCACCCAGAGCCGCACTATCCGCTTGCCCGTTCACATCACCGAGAAGCTGAACAAGATCAAAAAAGCCCAGCGCAAGCTTTCCCAGGAGAAAGGCCGTACCCCCACCATTGAGGATATTGCTTCCGAGCTGGAGATGACGGTGCCCCAGGTCAGGGAGCTGCTGGTGCGGGTGCCGCGCTCGGTTTCTCTGGAAACCAAGGTGGGCAAAGACAAGGACACTGAGCTGGGGGATCTGCTGGAAACCGACGACATCTCCCCCGAAGAGACGATGATGCGGGAGGCCCTGCATCGCGATCTACAGCAGTTGCTGGCAGATCTCACCAGCCGCGAGCGGGATGTGATCCGCATGCGCTTTGGGTTGGGGGATGGGCGCACCTACTCGCTGGCGGAAATTGGCCGCGCCTTGGATCTGTCGCGGGAGCGGGTACGGCAAATCGAGGCCAAAGCCCTGCAAAAGCTGCGGCAGCCGAAGCGGCGCAACCGAGTGCGAGACTACCTCGAAGCCATCAGCTAG
- the murJ gene encoding murein biosynthesis integral membrane protein MurJ: MKESAPRIPSAASSPPRSLLSVAGLVAGATLLSKGMGFIRQALIAAVYGSGTEYSAFSIAYVLPGFLLILLGGINGPFHSAIVSVLKKQQPGREDPARWLESISTLVGCLLLAVTLGLWWGADWVVRLSAPGASPEVHALAAEQLRIMAPLALLSGWIGIGFGALNAAEHYLLPALSPLISSLSVIGILLALGWTGIPTLLAWGVLIGAIAQWLAQVPLQQRLGLGRLRLRFEWGSPPVRAVGLLLLPAVISSGMIHINVYVDLFFASFVPGDRTIGNLGYAQLLVQTPLGILSNMVLVPLMPLYAQLAGDGSRWPELRQRIRQGLMVTAILTLPLAMVLVALAEPIVQVAYQRGRFTPEVTQEVAALLMAYGLGMTCYLLRDVLVRIFYALEDGATPLHISGLAIGLNALLDFLFLPTFGAPGIALATAGVNLMALIGLGIRLHQRLPEIPWQEMGQALLPLLGITALAGGLSHWLWTQLRSHEILGSSLITAALWAGLAAGIGLSLFAAGALYLRIPEVNWLAAQIQTRLSKIASQRSPSRS, translated from the coding sequence ATGAAAGAGTCTGCCCCGCGAATCCCATCCGCCGCGTCTTCTCCACCCCGTTCCTTGCTCTCGGTAGCAGGGCTGGTGGCAGGGGCCACGCTGCTCAGCAAGGGCATGGGGTTTATCCGTCAGGCCCTAATCGCGGCAGTCTACGGCTCGGGGACAGAGTACAGCGCCTTTAGCATAGCCTATGTCCTGCCTGGCTTTTTGTTGATCTTGCTGGGCGGGATCAACGGCCCCTTTCACAGCGCCATCGTCAGCGTGCTCAAAAAGCAGCAGCCGGGAAGAGAGGATCCGGCCCGTTGGCTAGAGTCCATTTCTACCTTGGTGGGCTGCCTGCTCTTAGCGGTGACGTTGGGCCTCTGGTGGGGAGCCGACTGGGTGGTGCGCCTGAGCGCACCAGGGGCCAGCCCCGAAGTGCATGCTCTTGCCGCCGAGCAGTTGCGGATCATGGCGCCGCTGGCCTTGCTCTCGGGCTGGATTGGCATTGGCTTTGGGGCGCTGAATGCGGCCGAGCACTACCTCTTGCCCGCCCTTAGCCCGTTGATCTCCAGCTTGTCAGTCATTGGGATCCTGCTCGCGTTGGGATGGACGGGGATCCCGACGTTGCTGGCCTGGGGGGTGCTCATCGGGGCCATCGCCCAGTGGTTGGCGCAGGTGCCGCTGCAGCAGCGGCTGGGGCTGGGGCGGCTGCGGCTGCGCTTTGAGTGGGGATCCCCGCCGGTGCGGGCGGTGGGCCTGCTGCTGTTGCCGGCGGTGATCTCCTCCGGCATGATCCACATCAATGTCTATGTGGATCTCTTTTTTGCCTCCTTCGTGCCCGGGGATCGCACCATCGGCAACTTGGGCTATGCCCAGCTTTTGGTGCAAACCCCCCTGGGGATCCTCTCCAACATGGTGCTGGTGCCCCTGATGCCTCTCTACGCCCAGCTGGCGGGGGATGGATCCCGCTGGCCGGAGCTGCGCCAGCGTATCCGCCAAGGGCTGATGGTGACGGCCATCCTCACCCTGCCCCTGGCGATGGTGCTGGTGGCCCTGGCCGAACCTATCGTTCAAGTAGCCTACCAGCGCGGTCGCTTTACGCCGGAGGTGACCCAGGAGGTGGCGGCCCTGCTGATGGCTTATGGGCTGGGGATGACCTGTTACCTGCTGCGGGATGTGCTGGTGCGTATCTTCTACGCCCTGGAGGATGGGGCTACGCCCCTGCACATCAGCGGCCTGGCCATCGGCCTCAACGCCCTGCTGGACTTCCTGTTTTTGCCAACCTTTGGAGCACCGGGCATTGCCTTGGCCACGGCAGGCGTTAACCTGATGGCTCTGATTGGGCTGGGGATCCGCCTCCACCAGCGCTTGCCGGAGATCCCCTGGCAGGAGATGGGGCAGGCCCTGCTGCCGTTGCTGGGGATCACCGCCTTGGCCGGGGGCCTCAGCCATTGGCTGTGGACGCAACTGCGCTCCCACGAGATTCTCGGCTCTTCTCTAATCACCGCCGCCCTCTGGGCCGGTCTGGCCGCCGGCATCGGTCTCAGCTTGTTTGCGGCAGGGGCCCTGTATCTGCGGATCCCGGAAGTGAACTGGCTGGCAGCCCAGATCCAGACGCGCCTGAGCAAGATTGCCAGCCAGCGATCTCCATCCAGATCCTAG
- a CDS encoding DUF4278 domain-containing protein — MQLTYRGIAHDFVPSAPATCQRQEVPTRYRGLAWSWPAQSAVVSLPQFSALRYRGLVLNPAAKAASRVPAAISPRKDFITLVEETHRQNLLRRLQERIRAAQARGDEHLLRQLEQERQLLA, encoded by the coding sequence ATGCAACTGACCTACCGGGGCATTGCCCACGACTTTGTCCCTTCTGCCCCCGCAACCTGCCAGCGGCAGGAGGTGCCAACGCGCTACCGGGGCCTGGCGTGGAGCTGGCCAGCCCAATCGGCGGTTGTGTCGCTGCCACAGTTTTCTGCCTTGAGGTATCGAGGCCTTGTCCTCAATCCGGCGGCGAAGGCAGCGAGCAGGGTGCCGGCGGCTATTTCCCCGCGCAAGGACTTTATAACCTTGGTCGAAGAAACCCATCGGCAAAACCTGCTGCGGCGACTACAAGAGCGCATTCGCGCTGCCCAGGCCCGCGGCGACGAGCATCTGTTGCGGCAACTGGAGCAGGAGCGACAACTGCTGGCCTGA